In Thermodesulfovibrionales bacterium, the genomic stretch TTGTTATAATACTATCTCTTGTAATGCCCTCAAGAATTGAGGTCAGGGGAGTTGTCTTCAATATCCCCTTTCTCACTATGAATATATTCTCTCCGCTTCCCTCGGAGACATAACCATCGGCATCAAGCAGAAGGGCCTCATCATAGCCATGAGAGATTGCCTCACGCTTTGCAAGCTGGGAGTTCACATAGTATCCACTAACCTTTGCCCTTGCCATAAAGGAATTTACATGTCCGCGGATAAAAGAGGATATCTTTACCCTTATACCCCTGTTCAATCCCTCTTCTCCAAGATAGGAACCCCAGGGCCATACTGCAATTGCAAGATTCACAGGATTACCCTTTGGAAAAAGGCCCATGGCACCGTATCCCAGATAGACAATTGGTCTTATATAACATTCTGTCATTCTGTTTTCTCTAACAGTCTCTATTACTGCTTTTTTGATATCTTCCTTGGAATAAGGTATCTGGAGCATGAATATAGAGGCTGATTTGACCAGTCGATCTATATGCTCATCAAGCCTGAATATGGCAGGACCTTCTACTGTCTCATAGCACCTTATACCCTCAAATATTGCAAGACCATAATGAAGGCTGTGGGTAAGTACATGAACCTTTGCCTCATCCCATGGAACGAGCCTTCCATCCATCCATATCTTTTCAGTCTTGTTTATCATACCTGGCTCCTAAGATTTTTTCTTTAATGACTCTTTTATGAGCTCCTGACCTATTACATTTCTCTGGATCTGGTTTGTTCCCTCGTAGATCTGGAGTATCTTTGCATCACGCATCATCTTTTCTACAGGATATTCCCTCATATATCCGTAACCACCCAGTATCTGTACAGCATTTGTCGTGACCCTCATTGCCATGTCTGTTGCAAATAATTTTGCCATTGCCGATTCCTTTGAAAAATCCTTTGCTCCACTATCCATATATCTTGCAACAGAATAGACCAGTGCCCTTGCTGCCTCTATCTCTGTAGCCATATCAGCAAGCATATGCTGTATAGCCTGAAAACTTATTATTGGATGACCAAACTGATGCCTCTTTCTCGCATAATCAAGGGCAACCTCAAAAGCTCCCTGAGCTACACCAACTCCCTGAGCTCCCACTCCAACCCTTGAATGGTCAAGGGTCTTCATGGCTACAATAAATCCCATTCCTTCCCTGCCAAGGAGATTCTCCTTTGGAACTTTACAGTTTTCAAATATGAGCTCCCTTGTGGCAGATGCCCTTATGCCCATCTTTTTTTCTTTTTTTCCGAAGGAAAATCCCGGTGTACCCTTCTCCACTATAAAGGCTGATGCTCCTCTTGCACCCTTTTTTTTGTCAGTGATTGCTATGACCGTGTATATCTCTGCCTCACCACCATTTGTTATCCATTGTTTTGTGCCATTAAGGATGTAATAGTCACCTTCTTTCTTTGCTGTAGTCTCAATACCTCCTGCATCACTTCCGGCATTTGCCTCTGTAAGGGCAAAGGCAACAAGCCTTTTACCACTTGCAATATCAGGAAGGTATTTTCTTTTTTGCTCTTCATTACCGAATAATATTATGGGATATGTTCCCAGTGCATTGGCAGCATATGTGGTCGATACACCAAGGCACGCCCTCGAAAGCTCCTCAACTGCTATACAGAGCTCAAGGGCACCTTTACCTAAACCTTCATACTCTTCAGGTATAAATATCCTTAAAAGGTCAGCCTGGGCTATGGCCTTCATTATATCCCAGGGAAACTCTTCTTTCTCATCAAGTTCCTCTCTAACAGGAACAACCTTTTCCTCTGCTATCTTTCTTGCAATCTCCTTTATCATTAGCTGTTCTTCTGTAAGAAAATAATCCATCTCTTCCTCCCTTTCTAAAACAGGTAAATAAGGATAAATTATAGGTCTCTATTTTCTCAAAGTATACAAGCCTTTGTCAAGGAAAGTGGTTATCCCCTGATCCGCCGAAAGAAATCTATGATAATCTTATTAAAAGGACAGGTGTGCCGAAAAGCGAAACCTTATACTGAACGCAGAAAAAATATGGCCCTTTATTAACCACATCACAAAACTCATCTTAATGGTGAATCTATTATCAAGTTAATAATAAATTCTTTCGCTATGTAAAGACCTTGAGTCATGCCTGCCCCTTTTCTATAGGCAATTAGGGGTTATCAGCTCAATAAAAATGAATTTTTTTCCTGATTTGGTGTAAAATGTCTTAAAAATATTTTTACAGGAGGAGTCAAATGGAAAAGTATCTTTTTATGAAAACTCTTGCTGATATGCTCGAAAGAGAGGATTTTCTTAAAAAGGTCTTCAGTATCTATCTGAAGGCTGTAGCTGTATTTGCTTTGCTTGCAGGTCTTGTAGGATTTGTTATTGGATGGAGAGAGGTCTTCAAGATGCAGACGTCCGGAATAATAGGAGGCACGATATTTCAGTTACTCTTTGCAGTGGCCGTTTATGCAGGAGTCCATGCCCTCTTAATCGGTTCACAGAAGATAAGAGACTTAAAAGCTTATGATTCACTCTATACGAATATAGGCCATGAAATAATAAAGACTTTTGCAAACGCCTATTCCGCCTTTGCCATTATTATGGCTATCGCTGGAGGCATATTCATATGGTTTGCAGGTCCAGGAGTAATAAATGCAAATCCACTTTTCAAGACCGTAACTTACTATTATCCTTTTTCCGGTCTTAAGGGAGAGACCTTCATCCAGGGTCTTACTTTCATGGTGAGGGGCATAGCCTATACATTTTTAATATTTCTTGGACTTCAAATAATCGCAGAACTTCTTAAAGCATTCACAGGATCTTCAAAGGGAAGATAGAGTGCTTTTAAGTTTAAGCATCCGTTCTCTTAATTTATCCCGGAGGAATTCTGCATCAGAAGCTCCTCCGGGAGGCATTAGTGGTCTGTCTATAATTATATCTATTCTGCTTAATCTGGGTATCTTCCTTCCTCTTGGGAGACTTTTGAATGTCCCTTCAATAATTACAGGAACAACAGGTACCTGCTCCTCGATGCTCAAGATTGCAAATCCGGTCTTAAATTCCCTTAGTTCTCCGTCAAAGGACCTTCCTCCTTCAGGAAATATGCACAGGCATTTGCCTCTTTTAAGTATCTCTTTTGAATAGGCCATTGCACTTAGGATATCACTGTCTGAGCTAATGGATATAACATTTATGAGCTCGGCAAGGAACTTAGAAGGAAAATATTTCTTGAGTCCCTGAAAATATAAATCTTTTGAGACCCTGTATGGAAGTGAAGCGAAAAGCACAAAACCATCAAGATAACTTGTGTGATTGGGTGTAATAATAAAAGGTGGAGCTGGAAGATTATCTATTCCCTGAACCCTGAGTCTGAATAATAGCCTGAACACAATCCTTAATAAAATATGGGCTATTCTTAATATGACCCGATTGATTAATCTAAAGATTGCTCCTCTCCGTTTTCCGGGGATGAATCTTGCAGGGGGAAGTGTCTGTAATCTCTCAATGTCCCTTATAACATCATCAAGGATATGCCATCTCGCTACAATATCATCTGTAAGGTTTATGGAAAACTTTTTTTCAATAGCTGCTGCAAGCTCAAGTCTCTTTAGGGAATCCAGCCCCAGGTCAAGCTCAAGATGGTCTGTAAGATAGACATTATCAATTGATGGCACAAGGGTTTTAAGGACCTTAAGAACAGCTTTACCTGTAGCTGTCTCAAGACCGGGATCAGGTTTTCTCTCCAGTATAGATTTCTTCTCTATTGTCTCCCTTATAAGAAACCTTTTGAATTTACCGAGTCTTGTCTTTGGAAGGGCTTCATTATGAAGCCTGAATCCTTTAAGCCTCATATAAGAAGGTAATTTCCCTGAAAGAGAATCAATCTCCCATTTTAGACTGGAATTTATATTCACTATACCTTTATTTCTTGCATAATCAAGATCAGGAACAATCACTGCTTCCATTGTATCCAGAATACATATCTCTTTTATAAGGGGGATTGCCTTTCTGTATCTTTCCTCTATATCTTCAGGATAAATGGTCTTTCCCGAAGGAAGAATTATCACATCCTTTTTTCTTCCTGTAATGTAAAGATAACCATCTTTATCAATATATCCGAGGTCTCCTGTGAGAAACCATCCCTCCTGAATGGACTGACTGGTAAGCTCCTCATTTTTATAATAACCCTTCATAACCAATGGACCTTTTATAGCTATCTCTCCTGTGCCTGTTTCATCAGGATTAATAATTTTAAGTTCTACTCCGTCAAGTGGTTTTCCTGCAGAACCCGGTTTTCTTCTTTTAACAGGATTAAATGTAGCAACAGGTGAAGTCTCTGTAAGACCGTAACCTTCAATAACTGTAAAACCAAAAGCCTCAAGGTCCATCATCACATCTGGGTCAAGCCTTGCACCTCCGGAGGCAAAAAATCTTAACTGAAAACCAGTTTTTATATGAAGAAAGAAGAACAGCAACCTGCCGATATTTAGATCATATTTTCTTCTTAAAAAAGAACTCAGTCTTTTTACCACAAACAGTGGTATCCTTAAAAAGATTGGAAGTCTCTTTAAACGCTCAAGTATCCTTATTCTCATTAGTTCAAGGACCTGCGGTACAGCAATAACAGAAGTTATTTTCCTTTCTTTTATTGTTTTTAAAACCTCAGGACCTCTCAGATAGGGTGAAAAGCTAATAGTTGCACCCAGACAGAATGGAACAAGGAAATTACACACAAAAGGATAGGTGTGATGAAGTGGTAGAATACAGAGAACATTCTCATCACTACTGATAATACCTGTCTTTTTACCTGCCTCTATTTCAAAGCTGAAATTTCTGTGGGTGAGCATCACTGCCTTGGGTCTACCTGTTGTACCTGAGGTATAGATTATAGAGGCTATTGTATCCTCTGAAGGCTCATAAAATTCAATTTTATCGAATATTAGTAATTCTTCAACTTTTTCAATATTAAAACCATTGTATTCCTTCACCACTGGGGCTGTCTTTTCTGAATAAAGAACAAACTTTACTTCAGAATCCTTTATAACAAGCTCCACACCCTCCCTGTCTGACTCTACATCAAGCGGAACAGCTATGGCACCCCGCAGGATAATTGCTATGTAAGCAATGCACCAGTAAACCGAATTCTCTGCATAAAGAAGAACCCTGTCCTGATGTGATACAACTTTATTTAGATAAACAGCGAGTCTCGTGCTCAGGTCCTTTATATCTTCATAAGTAAAAGAGCGCCAGATATATCTTTCCCCAGTGGCAGGCCGCACAGGCTGAAAAAAGGCAATCCTCTTATTGAATCTCTCAAAGGAAAGAAGGAAATGATCCTTAAGGGTCATAAAAGATTATATCACATAGAGGTCAGAGTTTGAAGATAATCTTTATCCTTGCACCCCGTTCTGACTCAATCTTCATACATCCATTCAGGTCTTCTCTTACAATGTCCGAGACTATTCTCAATCCTAGATTGGCATCTCTTTCTAAATCAAAATCAGCAGGAAATCCGATTCCATTATCGGAGAACTCAAGATTTACCATACCGTCCTGCATATCTGTTATTTTTACATTGATTCTTCCAAATAGTCTTTCTCTAAAACCATGTTTTATACTGTTTGTTACAAGTTCATTAACAATTATTGCTATATTTGTTGCCTTTCTTGAATCAAGTGATACAGATGATGAGCCTGTTATTGCGAAATTAAGAAATTTATTTTCTATATTTGAAAGCTGAAGCCCTGATTCCACAATCTTCTCACAGAGTTCTGCTAGATTTACAGTTGAGCTA encodes the following:
- a CDS encoding branched-chain amino acid transaminase; its protein translation is MINKTEKIWMDGRLVPWDEAKVHVLTHSLHYGLAIFEGIRCYETVEGPAIFRLDEHIDRLVKSASIFMLQIPYSKEDIKKAVIETVRENRMTECYIRPIVYLGYGAMGLFPKGNPVNLAIAVWPWGSYLGEEGLNRGIRVKISSFIRGHVNSFMARAKVSGYYVNSQLAKREAISHGYDEALLLDADGYVSEGSGENIFIVRKGILKTTPLTSILEGITRDSIITIAKDEGISFSEQRFTRDEVYTADEAFFTGTAAEVTPIIEVDGRIIGTGRPGEITKKLQTIFFDTVKGKNRKYRDWLTFVK
- a CDS encoding acyl-CoA dehydrogenase family protein, yielding MDYFLTEEQLMIKEIARKIAEEKVVPVREELDEKEEFPWDIMKAIAQADLLRIFIPEEYEGLGKGALELCIAVEELSRACLGVSTTYAANALGTYPIILFGNEEQKRKYLPDIASGKRLVAFALTEANAGSDAGGIETTAKKEGDYYILNGTKQWITNGGEAEIYTVIAITDKKKGARGASAFIVEKGTPGFSFGKKEKKMGIRASATRELIFENCKVPKENLLGREGMGFIVAMKTLDHSRVGVGAQGVGVAQGAFEVALDYARKRHQFGHPIISFQAIQHMLADMATEIEAARALVYSVARYMDSGAKDFSKESAMAKLFATDMAMRVTTNAVQILGGYGYMREYPVEKMMRDAKILQIYEGTNQIQRNVIGQELIKESLKKKS
- a CDS encoding AMP-binding protein, which encodes MTLKDHFLLSFERFNKRIAFFQPVRPATGERYIWRSFTYEDIKDLSTRLAVYLNKVVSHQDRVLLYAENSVYWCIAYIAIILRGAIAVPLDVESDREGVELVIKDSEVKFVLYSEKTAPVVKEYNGFNIEKVEELLIFDKIEFYEPSEDTIASIIYTSGTTGRPKAVMLTHRNFSFEIEAGKKTGIISSDENVLCILPLHHTYPFVCNFLVPFCLGATISFSPYLRGPEVLKTIKERKITSVIAVPQVLELMRIRILERLKRLPIFLRIPLFVVKRLSSFLRRKYDLNIGRLLFFFLHIKTGFQLRFFASGGARLDPDVMMDLEAFGFTVIEGYGLTETSPVATFNPVKRRKPGSAGKPLDGVELKIINPDETGTGEIAIKGPLVMKGYYKNEELTSQSIQEGWFLTGDLGYIDKDGYLYITGRKKDVIILPSGKTIYPEDIEERYRKAIPLIKEICILDTMEAVIVPDLDYARNKGIVNINSSLKWEIDSLSGKLPSYMRLKGFRLHNEALPKTRLGKFKRFLIRETIEKKSILERKPDPGLETATGKAVLKVLKTLVPSIDNVYLTDHLELDLGLDSLKRLELAAAIEKKFSINLTDDIVARWHILDDVIRDIERLQTLPPARFIPGKRRGAIFRLINRVILRIAHILLRIVFRLLFRLRVQGIDNLPAPPFIITPNHTSYLDGFVLFASLPYRVSKDLYFQGLKKYFPSKFLAELINVISISSDSDILSAMAYSKEILKRGKCLCIFPEGGRSFDGELREFKTGFAILSIEEQVPVVPVIIEGTFKSLPRGRKIPRLSRIDIIIDRPLMPPGGASDAEFLRDKLRERMLKLKSTLSSL